CCTGATAGGAATTAGATTTAAGTAAGTAAAAAGTACAGATTATGTACATGCAGGGGCCACATCTGAAAGCTACTCTGACGTGGGTACTGAGTGGCTCTGAACAGAGGCCCCTCGTTTATTATAAGGGCATTGGTCATTACTATTACCTCCTtcaaggaagttatgttttcatctgcgtttatTTGTCTCTCTGTTAGTTGGGGATCTCGCAAAACCTACGCAATGGATAACCACAAAATCTGATGGAAGGAagcggtatgggtcaggggagAATCCTGGTGCAGATTCACATTAGGTGGCGGATCCAGaatttttcttcacttttgttaacattgtgagatgttgtgtttttcaactATTTTGTtggtttctcagagaataattcattgatctagataataaataataggCAAATTTAGGACTAATATATAAATTGATATGTATGAggtgtttgcattttaatgcaaatacaaataaaatctggacCTATTGGATTTGAATGTGGTCTGCTTTCTACTGTTTTAAATGACCCTACCTGAATATGTTGCTATGACCTAAATTAATAgaattttgcacattttatctACATTTCAAGGTCCAGTAGCATCCGATCCACTGACCCTGAAGATATATTTTCCCCCTATGTTATCTAATGAATTCAGTGACGGTCAGTGTCTAAGCTCCTCAAACTTCTCCAAGGCCGTTGTTACACAAGTGACCACACAATGTTTTGAAACTCCACCGTGTGCATCCACACATACAGTCAGGTCAGTGCTCTCACCGCTCTTTGCCTTCCAGAATAAGACGCCGTGCATCTGTCCGGACAGACCGATGCTGCACacatgctgcagtttgtctctGGGCAGGAGCCCGATGCACCGATTCACAGCGTCTACGATCCGACCTGTGTCCTGCTCCTTAGCCTGCAGGGTAACAGATAAGACAGGCTACAcgcacactcactgacacactcGCGCACTGGGCAGAGTTCATATTTCCGAGCTGCAGGGTAGAGAGTAGTTTGGTACGTGAACGCACTCACCTTGCTCCCGCTGCTGTCAGTGATATCAGACGTGGTGGGGAAAGTGTGAGTCGCAGCCACTGCTCTGGAGTCAGTCTCCAGTAAAACCGCTTTCACCGAGGTGGTCCCCACGTCCACACCCAGGATATAGGCCGACATGCCgctgactgagtgtgtgtgtgtgagtacagtccttcctctccctctctctctctctctctctctctctctctctctctctctctctctctctctctgtcaacacAACGACTTCATCATCAGGAGGAAGACAACAATGATGCGTTTATGTCAAAAAAGGAAATCGGATTTCTCTACGTGTCcttatgcactctactgagtgtcattatTTTGTCTGTAAGGCACTTTCACGTGTCTACCTCAttctatctgctgctgtaaaaagtgCATTTACCAAAATTGGGATCAATTAAGTTTTATCTTGTCTTTTCTTGTCCGTGAATCCAATATCAAAAtgctgagagaaaacaaacaagaagagagggaagaaaaaaaattgtttaagataataattatttatgattaaagaaaagaaaaacacatgctgACTTTAAAGAATGCATTGCAACACCCCTACACCATATCTAATTCCTTTTTGTCCCGGTGTACATTTCAGCTTACCGATCAACAGCCAAAAGATCATAGGTGTGTACTGGCTCACTGCCAGGACCTACTTAAGTGGAATTGGGTCATTAGTTACACCTCACCTCACCTAGACAACACAAAATAGGTACATTTAATGAGAAGGACTGATGAGATGGACACATATAAAATGCTGTTACACATGTTACAGCAAATACGTGTATTGAGTGTATTGGCAACACAAAGGTCACACAAGGGCACACATGCGTGCTGAGAACTATTCCATTGTCTTAAACTATTTATGAACAGcgttattttatttaaagtaatgTGGATATAAACACTGAAAATAGGCCTTTGTGCCTTTTGACAACTTACTTATAATAGTCACCGGAATTATCTTTGAATGCAAATCATGAAACGTGTTTATCTTTAATTTGAATCGAGGTGTTGggaaacattattttcatttttattgtttatatggTAAAGATGTGAAAATAATTTACCTGTGAGGTGCAACGTGGTGTCTCAAGAGCATGACACGTTTACGAAGACTAATTAAAGTGGCATGTCGCTCTTATAGGTGTGGAGTTTCCTACGCTTTGCCGTGCATGGAAACGCACCACATCGTTAGCCTCCTGTCTGATGGTTACCcagctcccacaatgcaccGCTGAGGAACATGGCCGACGGTGATCGAGAAGTGTCGTCCCAGTGAGAgtgaagtgctgctgctgcaccccAGAGGCTGATTCCACCCGGAGAAGTGACCGGACAGTTTGTGAAGCAGATCACACGGAGCATGAGTTTGTGATCCCGCTGCGAGGAGCCGACATTTCCCTGCGTTTATCTCCGGTGAGAAGCTGTCATCACTCGCTGTCAGCCGAGCTAGCCGCGGGGCTAACTAACGGTGCTAGCATGTTAGCGTCAGCGCCGACATTAATGCTGCACTTCATCAGGTTCATGTGCAGTGAAACCATCCAGGGCCGCGCACTGTTGTGTTCTATGTTATACTGAggctttgtgtttgtatgtgtgtcaggTGTCTACGTGTGTTACCGCTGCTAGGTTCTAGATGTATTGGTTAGCCAGGTAGCTTCATTGTAGTTAGTCACTAAGCTAACACCCGACCAATGCAGAATGAcacctctgttttctctcttcatccatATTCCAGGGATTTAATCAGAACTGAGCAATACGGCCGACAGTTTTCACAACAGTCTATCCTTAATTATCACAATTAATGTCCctattttcattcattcattatttccaGAAGTAATTTGGTACTAACCAATAAGgcaaaaatacacagaattcttgggtttgaattattttatcACCCTGTTTTGAAACTATAAAACTAAGTTTTATAGTACAGAAGTCTGTCAGTATGCAACCATGGATATCAGCATTTCTAATGTAGAAAGGTTTGCTTTTAGCAGTACTGGAATAAGCATCAAGATCAGTTTTGATAAACAAGTATTAATACCACATGCTCCAtcacaagtaaaaatacatgcatttaaaatcttatttaaataaatatatagtgCCCCTTTTGTTGTGCCATTgcaattattaatattatggATACAGTCGTGTGCAAGCAGCATTTTCATGTAGTTGAAGTTGTACTTCTGGTCAATTATGCAATATGtgcaaaaattatatcaagatttaaattttcatatcagtcaatataAAAAATGATCACGATAAATGTTCTAAGCATGAAATTAGATTTAGGCTCCTGAGTTTTTTATCTTACAGGTTTTTTTCTAAAACTGCTCTCCAtatgtttgaaaaatataattaagACATCAACAACATAAAATGAAAGAACACAAGTGCGTCAAACCTGCACAATATTTAGTATTTGCACTGTAAACATGTCTGAATCTCtcctgttacagcagcagcctgcaTTGATAGCAGACTTGAGCAAACATGGCAGGAGTAGTAGCCAAGCGTGAGGGACCACAGTTCATCAGTGAAGTGGCCGTGAGGGGCAATGCCGCCGTGCTGGACTACTGCCGCACCTCTGTATCTGCTCTGTCCGGAGCAACAGCTGGCATCCTGGGACTGTCCGGACTGTACggcttcattttttatttcctctccgcaattctcctctctctgctgctcatccTGAAGGCCGGACGGCGGTGGAACAAGTGCTTCAAATCGCGGCGGCTGCTCTTCACTGGAGGCCTCGTTGGAGGTCTATTCACCTACGTCCTGTTCTGGACTTTCCTTTATGGAATGGTGCATGTGTACTGAAATGATCCCCCACAAATATCCCCTGAATGATTTCTATCTAATCCTATGTAAACCAGTCATAAATTGTCTGCCCTGCTGTTTGTAGATAAGCCATTAGTGAAGGACTTTGGATTTTTCCATTATGTACCATTAATCTACTAGACAATGTGTCAATAATTACCaaatacagaataaacagtTCCCCTTTTCATCCTGCTCCACACTAACCTATGACTGTGAATTTATTTAACCTGTAATTCTGCTCTGTGCACAGAATCATCCCTACCAGAATAAGCCACAGTTGTTATAATGTAAGTTGTGGTGTAACATAGATAAAATCATAATTATATTAAATCATAACCACTTTAACAAGGTGTGGCATCACGTTTCATGTACAAGACTATGGTCTGATGTGATTtatgattttaataaatacCTCTGTACAATTTGTTTGCATacattattacctctgccaagagtTCTGTTTTCACTATTGTccttttgcttgtttgtttatttgttttgtttgttgcaagattacacaaaactacTAAAATGGTTTCCACAAAATCAAAGAACCCGTTACATTTTAATGTGGCTCTAGGAATGTTATTTAACTGTTCATAACATAGTGAGATAGGGCGTTTGTagatattttcagttttccaaGGAAGATTTCATGGATCTCGATGGGAGAAAACATTGTATATTGACTCAACTGTCAcgatgtgtgaaatttggtgcagcttgactggatttaaagggactgttgggtcttggcggtgatatgtgctctactgagtgtcattatTTTGTCTGTAAGGCAGTGTCACATGCTTAAATGAAATCAACatgacaaatacatttgttttcaacaaTGAAGAACATTCAATAAAAAGACACAggaacaaaacaggaaaaggattcattgcacttcaacGTCAATCAGGCCGCACATCTCCAGTGAACCTGACGACTCAAAGAAGACTGACGGCACATGACAGACTGCATTCCACAGTGTCCTACGTGAATAATTATCAATACGAGTGTGTTGTAACAATTGCATGGTAGATATCCATGTCAGAACCATAGAAtaggaaacacaacacagcgGTGTTAAACTAGTGTTCACATGTCTGTCACAACACAGGTACATGATGCCTTCAGCTGAACAGTAATTAAGACAGTTCACATTTTCTTACATTGAGTGCACTAAAAATACATTCTCTTCAATCTGTTCTTTCATGATCTTTTCTGTAACACTGAATTTAGAAGATGTCCGAGGACTGATGTATCACATctaatattttttgtgtaatttttatAATGTCCATAAAATAACAAAGGTCAAAACTTAGGCCCagaatacaacacacacaggaaatgaggCCAAATTAGTCTAAATAGATTCCCAACCATCCAAAAAAATTTGAAAGAGAATTTATAACAATTAATAGTAACTGAAACACCAACTGACACATATTTGGCAATTCACTAAAAGTCTTTGATGAATGAATCATCATTATCACAGTACTTCTTATTAATGGACCTGTTGTAATCTCATGGTTCCTGACCCATTAACTTAAAACCACCCTCTTGTTTGTATGACATCAGAGTCCTGGCCCACTAACCAGTGCAGCACATCAACATTTCCCTGGACTAACACATTTTCAGTCAATGCAAGCATCTCTCAAGCTGGTTGAAATGGCAACAGTCATACCAGCAGATAAGAAATGGACAATCCATTTGACGTTTTGGTTCCACCTCCTGCAACATAACTGGGGCCACTGTGATTGAGTGGTCTAGCTCTGTCTTATAACCTTAACTGTGTGACGAGAACGTGATGTGGTTCTTCTGCTCTGAAACTTGGGTAGGGAGAGCGGAGGTGTATCTTTGTCCTGTGTTGCGTGGAATGGTGGGACCCCGTTTTTCCTCTGCTGTGGGAGAAGATTCCTTACTGGCttcagtttcctcctctttgttaGAGTTGCCGACGCCTTTCTCTGCCCCTGGCTTCCTGGCTCTCCTCGCCCGGTGTCCAGCCTTTCCGTCCTTGTTTTTGGTCCGGTCCTTCCTGTTACACAGAGTGTGGGAAAGATGTGCCAACAAATGGCATGATACCAGTTTTGGATAACGATTGATTGGAATGTGTGAAAGAGTTAAAATCATACTTGAAGTTGATGATTTCAAACTTTCTCTCTCGGTAGAAGGAGCTCGTGTTCATCATGTAGAGTAGAATCATATCACAGGCAAAGGCtccctgaaagaaaaaaacatatcagtGAGTAGCTGAAGGTCATTTTCTCTGTTGCTGATGGTCATCCATCACTTTCAGAGGAGAATCCAGGGGTGGCACCAGGGGGGCACTGGATCtcaattcagaggctgcatcccTCGGAGGGTGTGGGCTACCCAGCCCAAAAATGAGGCGATCTTCTTGCGCCGGGTACACAACAAAGGTTTTAATGCCCccttttttaacatgtgtactgtTAGCTGTTCAGTTGAATTGAAGCATAAGCATAATCGTTAGACATCTCTGCACCTCCCTGCACCATTATCTCTCTGAAAAATGGTTTGTCACCGAAGCGCAATGACTCCTGGGATACACTGGGCCAGTAcggatccacccgttggagcctttgtttcttgTGGATAAAAGGACGCATTTGTCAGTCGACAAGGAGGAGCCTTCCAATGTAGCCttcaaaggatgcagcccctaaATTGGAAACCAGCTGAAACAGGAATTGTGAAATGATGTTGGAtgtataattggcccctctatGTAAATCTTGGCCCCTTAATGGCCCCCTATAGATCCCAGCTCCGCCACTGCTTGTTGCACAgtaacatgattttttttttttcaaaacttaATACTAGAATTACATATCAATTACCCACATGCACATCACCATAGAATACTCACAGCACCCAGCAGGGCAATACCAGAACCAATGGCAATTATTGTGGGAACGATGTTGAATTTTCCAGCCTGTACAACAATAACAGACATTCACTGCAGGTGGCTACAGGAATCATGTTGGGGGAAAAAACGTCTCATATTTCTGCTGTACCTGGCCGTTGATCATTATGTCGAAGCGAATTCCATACACTTTATACAAAGTGCGATAGGTTTCACCATTTTGATCCTTGTAATACCTGGCATATCTGCAGGGGAGAAAC
The Hippoglossus stenolepis isolate QCI-W04-F060 chromosome 15, HSTE1.2, whole genome shotgun sequence DNA segment above includes these coding regions:
- the emc6 gene encoding ER membrane protein complex subunit 6 yields the protein MAGVVAKREGPQFISEVAVRGNAAVLDYCRTSVSALSGATAGILGLSGLYGFIFYFLSAILLSLLLILKAGRRWNKCFKSRRLLFTGGLVGGLFTYVLFWTFLYGMVHVY